Below is a window of Ignavibacteriales bacterium DNA.
TGGATTATTTGGATTTTGTACTAAGTGTGGTTCAGCAAACGCTGTCCCTAAATTAAAATTATCATAACCCGAACCATCAGTAACAACTGCATCAGAAGCATCACTTTGATAGCCTTTGATATAATCGATATACTCTAATGGCACATGATCGGTTAAAGGGTTATCAATCTGCGCGAACAGACTAGTAGAAATAATTAAAGCAGCAATCACCCCAAAAAACAAATTGATTGGTATTGTTGTAGAACTAGATTTCACTGTACCTCCTAATATGATGATTAGTTAATTACGTTAAACGCTAATTAAATAATAAGTATTTTTATTTAAAAAACCTTAGAATCCAGGAAAAAAAATCTATTTATCATCAACTCCAAAGAGTCTTTTAAACTCTTCTATATTGTCCATAGATTTAATTTTAGCATCTTCATCTGCATTTGAAGAACTCTTTTGAATCTCAGCGGCAAATTCTTCGCTTGAAATGACGGTTGCAGAACAAACTTTGGCAAACTGGGCAAGATTTGAGTCTGAAGTTATTACTATAATATTACGTGGTGATTTTGAGTAGGATATTTGTCTTTTAATTCTTTCATCCGCTGATAGATTTTCGGAATAAATTATTTTCATTTTAGATGAATTTATTTTTTCATTTGGATGTCCGTCTAAATGTAAAGTTACATTTGCTTTTTTTGAGATAAAGAAACGATCCAGCATATAAGTAAGTTTTTCGCGGGATGACTGCTTGTCTTTATTTTGGAGGTTCTTTAAAAGAGGGATTTTCCCAATAAGATTATTTCCATCAATTATATAGCTAAGCAAAATTATCTACCATCATAAAATTGATCGCGCTTGGTAATTTTTAGATCCTGTAACTGAGGGGCCTTAACTCTTATTTCAAAATTATATCCTCTATACAAGCCAATTGGATTCCAAGTAAAACTCATTGTCCAGCAATGAAGATCCCGGGAGATTCTAATCTGTGGAGCAGAAAATTCTTTTTGTTTAAGATCGTAACTACCTGTTACAGAAAATTTCCATTTGGGCGTTAAATTAAAATTTAAACTTCCACTTACGTTAGAAGATGTATTTTCTTGAGTTGGAATTGGTCTTGATAAATTATAATAGTAATTAAGTGAAATATCCCAGGGAATAGAAAAATCAGCCTCTCTATCATTATACAAACCTTGATAAATACTGCGCTCAGAAGCCTGCAAATATTGGTCCTGTTGAACAGTTGTGCGATTGTCAGATTCAGATGAAGAAATCTTATCACCGGAAAACGAAAGTGAAACTGAAAAATTGGTATTTGTTAATCTTAATAATCCTTTGCCGTTACTTACTAAATATCTGTCAATCCTATTATTTTCATCATAATCATATGGAGAAAAAGTTGAACTACCTGAGAAACTCAATAGACTTCCAATTTGAGTACGATAGCTTAAATTCAAATCAGAAAGCTTAAAAGACTTTCCGGCAAAGTTGTATCCCATCGAAGCATTCAAGTTTAACAACTGAAATTTATTTTCCTTAGAAGTTGTATCGTTTGGATCAACATTCGTTTTCATTTCAAACTGGTTACCAATAGAGAAACTTATGCTTTGTGATTCCTGATTTGAAGGATTGCCAAATATTTCTTGTTCAAATTTGCTGTACTCAACCACTTTTCCGGCTGAATCTGTATATGAATCATAGTATCCCCAAAAAGGAGTTGAAAAATCCGGAGCATAGTTATAGCTGAGTGAAGGTGTAACAATATGTCTAATTGCATTAATACCCAATGAGTTAATATTAAACATACCGTAAAATTTTGTAGAAGCAGAAACACCCATCGAAAAAGTTCTTACCTGGTCTATTTTTTTTACATCATCCGTTTTAATAAAATAAG
It encodes the following:
- a CDS encoding NYN domain-containing protein produces the protein MLSYIIDGNNLIGKIPLLKNLQNKDKQSSREKLTYMLDRFFISKKANVTLHLDGHPNEKINSSKMKIIYSENLSADERIKRQISYSKSPRNIIVITSDSNLAQFAKVCSATVISSEEFAAEIQKSSSNADEDAKIKSMDNIEEFKRLFGVDDK